A single window of Rubripirellula lacrimiformis DNA harbors:
- the fmt gene encoding methionyl-tRNA formyltransferase, whose product MGTGPFAVPSFEALRSAGHEIALVVTKPMPPVKSRKGPPPSPVRSWAEQHNLPIFAPDTINDPDAIEKVGALNPWLLVVCDYGHILKPDALATATIGGINLHGSLLPLYRGAAPVQWSLLNGDAVTGVSVIHMTPRLDGGPIIASAQTPIHSDETAGELEQRLSEIGIAATLESVETLSKWDGEQTIGTVQDAAKVTKAPRLAKSDGDIDWGRSAAEIDFHVRGMQPWPVAFTHILVDPSKPPVRLAIKSVTATDLDASGHSAGEIIDGAPFERKGLLVASGDRIIEITRLQPAGKREMPATDFLRGHAPPPGAKLFSP is encoded by the coding sequence ATGGGCACCGGCCCCTTCGCTGTGCCATCTTTCGAAGCCCTGCGGTCTGCCGGCCACGAGATCGCGTTGGTCGTGACCAAGCCGATGCCGCCGGTCAAAAGCCGCAAAGGACCGCCCCCATCGCCCGTCCGATCGTGGGCCGAGCAACACAATCTGCCGATTTTTGCACCCGATACGATCAACGATCCTGATGCGATTGAAAAGGTCGGCGCCCTGAATCCGTGGCTGCTGGTCGTGTGTGACTACGGACATATCTTGAAGCCCGATGCATTGGCCACAGCCACCATCGGCGGCATCAACCTGCACGGTTCGCTGCTGCCCCTGTATCGCGGTGCCGCCCCCGTGCAATGGTCGCTGCTAAACGGCGATGCCGTCACGGGTGTTTCGGTCATCCACATGACGCCGCGACTAGACGGTGGGCCGATCATCGCATCGGCACAAACCCCTATCCACAGCGATGAAACCGCGGGTGAACTGGAACAACGGCTTTCCGAAATCGGCATCGCGGCCACGCTCGAATCCGTGGAAACGCTTTCGAAATGGGACGGCGAACAAACGATCGGGACAGTCCAAGACGCTGCGAAAGTGACCAAGGCACCGCGACTGGCAAAATCCGATGGCGACATCGACTGGGGGCGTTCGGCTGCCGAGATCGATTTTCACGTCCGCGGCATGCAACCCTGGCCAGTGGCCTTCACCCACATTCTGGTCGATCCAAGCAAACCGCCCGTACGGTTGGCGATCAAGTCGGTGACCGCGACCGATCTGGATGCATCGGGTCACAGTGCGGGCGAGATCATCGACGGCGCCCCCTTCGAACGAAAGGGATTGTTGGTGGCCAGCGGCGACCGAATCATCGAGATCACCCGCTTGCAGCCGGCCGGGAAGCGAGAAATGCCGGCGACCGACTTTTTGCGAGGCCACGCTCCGCCCCCCGGTGCCAAGTTGTTCTCGCCATAG